A DNA window from Camelina sativa cultivar DH55 chromosome 17, Cs, whole genome shotgun sequence contains the following coding sequences:
- the LOC104759953 gene encoding uncharacterized protein LOC104759953 has protein sequence MGDSPVFHIRKYCREHTCSVTERYGRSRNAKPPILAQLYKDHVGGVGGYVVPNLVGDGLNLRYGVQLGYWKAHHTLIKAREYVRGTPESGYAELPAYLYRLRSSNPGTLTRLVVDAEDRFKYVFIAIAGCIKGFRYMRKVVVVDGTFLKGEFKGTLLIATTQDGNFNIFPLAYAVVDTENDVSWEWFFTQLSSVIPDDEELALISDRHKSIAAAYRVVDFEEIFQQIQEANPQLHAYLVRADVTKWSRAHFPGDRYNFTTSNIAELLNKVLNHVRAYPIVELLEAVRNMLTRWFATRRKQAAAMPTLLTKGVENLLQARIEHSRRLKVQEIDEDRFEVSGGTSTHVVNLRYKRCSCRRFDLERMPCVHAIAAAYTANISVINQHHPYFRRDSLCSGYAEAIMPIDTSCIVPTDITPSRCKPPFVRNPPGRPKMSRMKSFVEVALETKRPRKQHASQCQHVGHNRTTCPANT, from the exons ATGGGTGATTCGCCGGTGTTTCATATTCGCAAATATTGTCGTGAACATACTTGCTCTGTTACGGAACGATATGGCCGTAGCCGTAATGCTAAACCACCAATCCTAGCTCAATTATACAAGGATCATGTTGGTGGTGTGGGAGGTTATGTTGTACCAAATCTTGTTGGGGATGGGCTCAACCTACGATATGGTGTACAG cTTGGCTACTGGAAGGCACATCATACACTTATAAAGGCGCGGGAGTATGTTAGGGGTACACCTGAAAGTGGATACGCTGAATTACCGGCATATTTATACAGGCTGAGGTCCTCTAATCCGGGGACCCTTACTAGACTGGTCGTTGATGCAGAAGACAGATTCAAGTATGTTTTCATTGCGATTGCTGGATGCATTAAGGGTTTCAGGTATATGCGGaaagttgtagttgtagatggAACCTTTTTGAAAGGTGAATTCAAAGGGACTCTTCTGATAGCGACAACACAAGAtgggaattttaatattttccctcTGGCGTATGCGGTTGTTGATACAGAGAACGACGTGTCGTGGGAATGGTTCTTTACTCAATTAAGTAGTGTAATTCctgatgatgaagagcttgCACTGATATCTGACCGGCATAAATCTATTG CTGCAGCATACCGTGTAGTTGATTTCGAAGAAATCTTCCAGCAAATTCAAGAAGCGAATCCGCAACTGCATGCTTACTTGGTTCGTGCAGATGTAACCAAGTGGAGCAGGGCGCACTTTCCTGGTGATAGGTACAACTTCACCACGAGCAACATTGCAGAATTGCTAAACAAAGTACTGAATCATGTGAGAGCCTATCCCATTGTAGAGTTATTAGAAGCTGTTCGGAATATGTTGACACGTTGGTTTGCTACAAGGAGAAAACAAGCTGCCGCAATGCCAACTTTACTCACCAAAGGAGTGGAGAACCTGTTACAG GCACGTATTGAACATTCAAGGCGTCTAAAGGTTCAAGAAATTGATGAAGATCGATTTGAAGTAAGTGGTGGTACCTCAACGCATGTTGTCAATCTGAGGTATAAGAGGTGTTCATGTAGGCGTTTTGATCTAGAGAGGATGCCATGCGTACATGCTATCGCAGCCGCATATACGGCCAACATATCAGTTATAAACCAGCACCATCCATACTTCCGCAGAGACAGCCTCTGCAGTGGGTATGCGGAGGCGATAATGCCGATAGATACATCCTGCATCGTTCCTACTGATATTACACCGTCTAGATGTAAACCGCCTTTTGTTAGGAATCCTCCAGGAAGGCCAAAGATGTCGAGGATGAAGTCTTTTGTCGAGGTTGCGTTGGAGACGAAGCGGCCCCGCAAACAGCATGCTTCTCAGTGTCAACATGTTGGCCACAACCGTACAACATGTCCAGCTAATACGTAG